A region of Zeugodacus cucurbitae isolate PBARC_wt_2022May chromosome 5, idZeuCucr1.2, whole genome shotgun sequence DNA encodes the following proteins:
- the LOC128922361 gene encoding uncharacterized protein LOC128922361: MIERKALEKMAEIKQRVVWTSTDECVLIDLWRERADDLRRAKRNLHIYADISVQMAHKFTPKEVHIKIRNLSQRYREEKKKTGPSGGSPSTWKYFDAVHQIIGLTAANNAEIYESLFLLSLISCINAQNLSSVTIKFQCALSFLNAN, from the exons ATGATAGAAAGGAAAGCGTTAGAG aagatGGCAGAAATTAAGCAGCGAGTGGTTTGGACTAGCACTGATGAATGTGTGTTAATTGACTTGTGGCGTGAGCGGGCCGATGATTTAAGACGTGCCAAGcgcaatttgcatatatatgcCGATATATCTGTGCAAATGGCACATAAATTTACTCCGAAGGAAGTccatattaaaattagaaacttATCACAAAGATACAG agaagaaaagaagaaaactgGCCCATCGGGGGGCAGCCCATCGACGTGGAAATATTTTGATGCGGTGCATCAAATCATAGGGCTGACTGCAGCCAATAATGCAGAAATTTAtgaatcattatttttattatcattaatcAGCTGTATAAATGCACAAAATTTGTCGTCTGTcactataaaatttcaatgcgcATTATCATTTCTTAATGCCAATTAA
- the LOC105212640 gene encoding cytospin-A encodes MIKLKSLFRRGQGPSGSSKHSSSNSRHKSQSTTSLNTVGSSSQQEPAAAATFYPPIDPVTERGVDVGDGDLSIAAPLAARTRCRTPEVLRNTNNNSNAPQPSANTLPHKKPKVAGVGKKGQKQPKQLPTQAQATAQPPTPPARAEVVVAAAPVGNVMTTIAAAPGSHNSAVNTQAAAAAAAAAAAAAATNNNYTVEQAALPTPAEASIDLYKLNAANYQQFINNEQLLQQQQQQQQQLLEANNKMQDLQAQLERLGHEKSLMEARIAELLPYQSEVGKLKAELLKMQTQHEKSQLEVTNLKYENETLRNRLRDVVNSPLSDAEKHQIIQDSQRLHSSAPASIALPSTTDNDVGTPCLTPDWDKHSSSSEISVACLQDKIIQMEETHYSTNEELQATLQELADLQSQLSDAQAENERLAEEKDVLFQTLCRQTEKLNDSRTQINTLRTEISSSERERKLLDLIKTSQEERESILVKQEELNGEMQELRQQLEAALADCNRTRERNALLDSTVDAANAERKQMEAQLMQAKEEISQRSIEINRLSTLLENARSKIEELEQDLARGEKTDLTDLLDAARKEKDTLEERVAELQDQYSRSQAEIRRLKEQLSGVTEECKVAKNNAKCAVSDLEYRLEQLQQEKDKLSGEHQQLVDSTNELQVQCKCHLEDKQQLQNLLSETQKHLGDVEAKLNATEKQLEDEVKLRKQEAEEWQQFQSDLLMTVRVANDFKTEALSAREQLVLDNKTQKEKIRLLEQQIEKLTKTQMQQNETQQSVLTTVQQEMASRRSKIGNSLNRQDSRLSVKTLIESIENNKPKVEETESHYSSTSSLNSGTPEITSNLLPPVVGNNATNNDWTENVRLQSTTTINSSSMNNITNSNTVSSSIPAKGPLREQQQQQQTPTATTQTSLVSNLHHFTGLNNVLSKSLLSGERKDPLNMLAKNGGSKRNALLKWCQNKTVGYRNIDITNFSSSWNDGLALCAILHSYLPDRIPYDTLNPTNKRRNFSLAFAAAESVGIQTTLNINDMCQLERPDWTQVMSYVTAIYKHFET; translated from the exons atGATCAAATTGAAATCGTTGTTCCGCAGAGGGCAAGGACCCTCGGGCTCCTCCAAGCATTCCTCCTCCAACAGTCGTCACAAATCGCAGTCCACTACCTCGCTGAACACGGTGGGCAGCAGCAGTCAGCAGGAACCAGCCGCAGCAGCTACATTTTATCCGCCCATCGATCCGGTCACAGAGCGTGGCGTCGACGTAGGCGACGGTGATTTGAGTATTGCGGCACCGTTAGCAGCGCGCACGCGCTGTCGCACACCGGAAGTGTTacgcaacaccaacaacaacagcaacgcgcCGCAACCGAGCGCCAATACTTTGCCGCACAAGAAGCCAAAGGTCGCCGGCGTCGGCAAGAAGGGACAGAAACAGCCAAAGCAATTGCCGACGCAAGCGCAAGCGACAGCGCAGCCACCAACGCCGCCGGCACGCGCCGAAGTTGTAGTCGCCGCCGCACCAGTTGGCAATGTAATGACGACTATAGCCGCCGCGCCGGGAAGTCACAATTCCGCGGTTAATACAcaagctgcagcagcagcagccgccgccgccgcagcCGCGGCAGCAACCAATAATAATTACACCGTTGAACAAGCGGCGTTGCCGACGCCAGCTGAAGCGAGCATTGATTTATACAAGTTGAATGCGGCCAATTATCAGCAATTCATTAACAACGAGCAActattgcaacagcaacaacaacagcagcaacaattgttAGAg GCTAACAACAAAATGCAGGATCTGCAAGCGCAGCTGGAGCGTTTGGGTCACGAGAAATCATTGATGGAAGCGCGCATTGCCGAGTTGCTGCCGTATCAATCCGAAGTGGGTAAATTGAAGGCCGAGCTGCTCAAGATGCAG ACCCAGCACGAGAAAAGTCAATTGGAGGTGACAAATCTCAAGTACGAGAATGAAACGTTGCGCAATCGTTTGCGTGATGTCGTCAACTCGCCGTTGTCGGATGCCGAGAAACACCAAATCATACAAGACTCGCAGCGTTTGCATAGCTCGGCGCCGGCTTCGATTGCGCTGCCAAGT ACGACCGACAATGATGTGGGCACACCCTGTCTCACGCCCGATTGGGACAAGCACTCTTCATCGAGCGAAATCTCCGTGGCCTGCCTGCAAGACAAGATCATACAAATGGAGGAGACGCACTATTCGACCAATGAAGAGCTACAGGCTACACTACAAGAGTTAGCCGATTTGCAGTCGCAGCTGAGTGACGCACAGGCGGAGAACGAACGTTTGGCCGAAGAGAAGGATGTACTCTTCCAGACACTGTGTCGCCAAACTGAGAAACTCAACGACTCGCGCACGCAAATCAACACACTACGCACCGAAATCAGCTCCTCGGAACGCGAACGTAAGCTGCTCGACCTGATTAAGACATCACAGGAAGAACGCGAATCGATACTCGTCAAGCAGGAGGAGCTCAATGGCGAAATGCAGGAGTTGCGTCAACAGCTGGAGGCCGCCTTGGCCGATTGTAATCGCACGCGCGAACGCAATGCGCTGTTGGATTCCACGGTGGATGCAGCGAATGCTGAACGCAAACAAATGGAAGCCCAGCTGATGCAGGCCAAAGAAGAGATCTCACAGCGCAGCATCGAGATAAATCGGCTGAGTACGTTGCTCGAGAATGCACGCTCCAAAATCGAAGAGCTGGAGCAGGATTTGGCGCGAGGTGAAAAAACCGATCTTACCGATTTATTGGATGCGGCGCGCAAGGAGAAGGATACGCTGGAGGAGCGCGTGGCCGAGTTGCAGGATCAGTATTCGCGCAGTCAGGCGGAAATTCGACGCCTCAAGGAGCAGCTGTCCGGCGTGACTGAGGAGTGCAAGGTCGCAAAGAATAATGCCAAGTGTGCCGTCTCGGATCTGGAATATCGGCTGGAGCAATTGCAGCAAGAGAAGGACAAGTTGAGCGGGGAGCATCAGCAACTAGTCGATAGCACCAACGAATTACAG GTGCAATGTAAATGTCACTTGGAGGACAAACAACAGTTACAAAACTTACTCAGCGAGACGCAGAAGCATTTGGGCGATGTGGAGGCCAAACTAAATGCGACCGAGAAGCAGCTCGAAGATGAAGTGAAACTGCGCAAACAGGAG GCCGAGGAATGGCAACAGTTCCAGTCGGACTTGCTAATGACGGTGCGTGTGGCCAATGATTTTAAGACTGAAGCGTTGAGTGCGCGCGAACAGCTGGTACTCGATAACAAAACGCAAAAGGAGAAGATACGACTGCTGGAACAGCAAATCGAGAAGCTGACAAAAACAC AAATGCAACAGAATGAAACACAGCAATCGGTGCTGACCACTGTCCAACAGGAAATGGCTTCGCGACGCAGTAAAATCGGCAACAGTCTGAATAGACAGGATTCGCGGCTGTCGGTGAAGACGCTCATCGAAAGTATTGAGAACAATAAG CCCAAAGTTGAGGAAACTGAGTCACATTACAGTTCCACATCTAGCTTGAACAGCGGCACTCCGGAGATAACAAGCAATCTACTGCCACCGGTCGTCGGCAATAATGCAACGAATAACGACTGGACTGAGAAT GTGCGTCTACagagcacaacaacaatcaacagcAGTAGCATGAACAACATTACAAATAGTAATACCGTTAGTAGTAGTATACCTGCCAAAGGACCGCTGcgcgaacaacaacagcaacaacaaacgccaacagcaacaacacaaaccaGCTTAGTCTCGAATCTGCATCACTTTACTGGACTAAATAATGTGTTGAGCAAATCGCTGTTAAGTG GCGAACGTAAGGACCCACTGAATATGCTGGCGAAAAACGGCGGCTCAAAACGCAATGCGCTGCTGAAATGGTGTCAAAACAAAACTGTCGGCTATCGCAATATTGACATAACGAATTTCAGCTCGTCCTGGAATGACGGTTTAGCGCTTTGTGCAATACTACATTCCTATCTGCCGGATCGCATACCCTACGACACGCTGAATCCGACAAATAAGCGACGCAACTTTTCGTTGGCATTTGCGGCGGCCGAATCGGTGGGCATACAAACGACACTG AACATCAACGACATGTGCCAGCTGGAGCGGCCCGACTGGACGCAGGTCATGTCCTACGTAACGGCAATTTACAAACATTTCGAGACGTAG